A stretch of DNA from Pagrus major chromosome 22, Pma_NU_1.0:
gtgtgtatgacaaaTATAAATGAGCTCAGTTACTGGAGGCGGAGACTGCCAAGTGTCACATGACCAGCATGTGTTTGATCACCTGGTGACCTCAGCTGTGTTTCAGGTGGGAGACAGAGACGACTCCAACCTGTACATCAGCTCCAAACTGAAGGCTGCAGCCGAGGTCAGACCCACGCGTCACTGTTAGCACGATGCTAGCTCCTGCTGAGATGTTAGTTTGAGTTCACATGTTGATATAATATCAACAGAACATTATTGATCGAGTCTCTGCTCCTCAGATTGGAATCGATGCGAAACACGTGAGGCTGCCGAGCTCGGCGACGCAGGACGAGGTCGGTGAAGAGCCCGcagatgatgacatcatccagcgGTGACGAAGGCTGtgactgtttcctgtttcctgtcgtCCTGCAGGTGCTGCGGAGCATCATGTCTGTCAACGAGAACCCGTCCGTCCACGGTCTGATCGTCCAGCTGCCTCTGGACTCTGTCAACCCCGTCAACACCGAGCTCATCACCAACGCCATCTCTCCAGAGAAGGACGTGGACGGGTCAGTCTCCGCAGGAAGtccgtcttcttcttcatggTTCTGCTAACACTTAACTgtcctgtgtgtgcgtgtgtgtgtgtgtgtgtgtgtgtgtgtgtgtgtgtgtgtgtgtgtgtgtgtgtgtgtgtgtgtgcagtctgaGCTGTATTAATGCAGGGAAGTTGTCTCGAGGTGATCTGAACGACTGTTTCATCCCCTGCACCCCCAACGGCTGCATGGAGctcatcagacagacaggtcacacacacgcacgcacgcacgcacgcacgcatgcacgcacacacacacgcacacacagtaaATGTACACACATGTAGAGAGGCTGTTTAtctaaatataaacacatagACTAACTGCATGGAGCTAACTCACggtctccatggcaacaaaGCATCATGGGAACTGTAGTTCAGTAACATGATGTGATCTCCAAACAGAAATAACCAATCACAGGTATCTCacctgtcacttcctgttcctgtgtAGGCGTGTCCGTGGCGGGAAAACATGCCGTTGTGATTGGTCGCAGTAAGATCGTTGGAGCACCGATGCACGACCTGCTGCTGTGGAACCACGCCACTGTGACCACCTGTCACTCAAAGACACCTGACCTACCTGAGCAGGTGACGTCACACGAATCTACACTGactgttgatgttgatgttgatgttggtaTAAATCTATTTTCAAACTGCAGGTCAGGGCCCTGAGAAACTAACtcagtgtgtttcctgtctgtgtgatgatgcgtttcctgtctgtgtgatGTCAGGTGGGCCGGGCTGATATCCTGGTTGTGGGGGCGGGGCGAGCAGAGATGGTGAGAGGAGAGTGGGTGAAGGAGGGAGCCGTGGTCATCGACTGTGGAATCAACCACATACCAGGTACCTCACCTGTgtcctgtgtcctcacctgtgtcctcacctgtctcctgtgtcctcacctgtgtcctcacctgtgtcctgtgtcctcacctgtgtcctcacctgtctcctgtgtcctcacctgtgtcctcacctgtgtcctgtgtcctcacctgtgtcctcacctgtctcctgtgtcctcacctgtgtcctcacctgtgtcctgtgtcctcacctgtgtcctccactgtgtcctgtgtcctcacctgtgtcctcacctgtgtcctgtGTCCTTTGTGTGTGACCTTCGACCCCTCTGACAGACGAGACGAAGGCTAGCGGTAAACGAGTTGTCGGAGACGTCCACTACGCCTCAGCCAATCAAAGAGCAGGATTCATTACACCTGTTCCAGGGGGGGTGGGGCCGATGACGGTGGCCATGCTCATGGAGgtaaaaaagtttttgttttgttaattaaaCTGAAAAGTAAGTGATTGAGCACATTTAGATGAATAAATAGTGAAACGTTCCATGATTTATTAATTACAGAAACAGACCTGAAATCAGTGAATGACTTCAGAGTCGCAGGAGGAACGTTCAGTGTTTCCTCGTTAACAGCTGAAAGTTTCAGTCATCACGTCTGCAGCTGATTGGTCGACAGAACAACTGATCACAAATATGAGCGTGAACATCAGGTCTCATCAACCAATCAAATCATCACTTCACTTTAAATATTCATCACTTGATGTTTTGtgtaaaagtcacattttactACTTCAGGAAACAACAAGGATTCAACAATGCTGCAAACAAGATGGCTGCCTGTTACCCAGCATCCTTTGTGCTCCGGGGGGGCCTAATTAAAGGGACAGTGCCACCTTGTGGCCTCAGTGACAGTTGCATCATTCACCTGTTGTCTGGTTTCTGATGAGTGATTGAGTGAATGAGTGTCCGGTGTcatgtgaagctgctgctgggaGCACGTGTGACCTCACAGTTAATGAGTCATTGATGAGGTTATTAATCCTGACTTGATGATGGTGGAgtcaacgtgtgtgtgtttgctttcagAACACGGTGCTGAGCGCTCAGCGTTTCCTCCTCAACCATCAGCCGACCAGGTGAAACACAACGACGCCGCAGGAAACACTCGCAGGTAAAACTTCATGATGTCAGAGAAAAATTACAACCCAGAACATCTGATGTTCATTTCATCTTCAAGAGAAATGAATCCATAAACATTTCTATTagtattgttattgttattattgttattattattagtattgttattattattgttattagcTCAGAAACTGATGACTGTAATGAGTCACTGAGACACAGTGGAGCcccctgcacacagacacacagacacacacacagacacacagacagacacacacacagacagacacacagacacacagacacacagacacacacacagacacacagacagacacacacacagacagacacacagacacacagacacacagacacacagacagacacacagacacacagacacacagacacacacacagacacacagacagacagacagacagacacacacacacacagacagacacacagacacacagacacacacacagacacacacacagacacacagacagacagacagacacacagacacacagacacacagacagacacacagacagacacacagacaggtgaacagctgttcatgtttacttctctttgtttttcttctctttaactgttttaatttgttaatCAGTGTTTAATGAGTTTCTCTGCTGAGACTTCGTCTCTCCACACTGAtgtcaataaagtttcatttgAACTTGATGTGGTCTCATTGAAGGGTTCTGACTAACAGAGAGGAGACGATCTGATCCAAACTGCGGAGAAACAAATGTTCACACATCCAGAAGATTAAATTGGGCCGGCTGCCTGTCAGGCTGAACTCAGGGCAGTTGAACCTCTGAGCAACAAACAGTCTTCGACCTTTAAACTTGACTGTTTGTTCAAGTCGTCTCCAAGGAAGACGTGACGGCTGTTTCCTGCTGTGGACTGAAGTTGACATGATGTGACCAAATATCTGATCAACATATTGATTATTGATGAAATCTGATAATGAGTTTAACGGACAAATCATTGAttcaacaaatgtaaataaaatataatcataAAATAACGTTTACATTTCAGTTCTTTGTTATTTTATAAACAGTTTCACTTCAGTCTGTTTGTGCTTCATGTCAAGCAATAAAGTTTACAGTTCGACATCTGAACATATTTCATTGATTATTcatttgtatgtttatgttaaaaagGTTCAAAACAGCCGAGTCAAAAACAgattgttttcttcatgttacATCATGTGACTGATGATGGgaaataaacatcacatctTAACCATAAAACCGTCACCAAAACATTTAATGATCGACtgagaaaaatcaataaaggttGAACATCTTCCTGTTGAATGTAgagctgatttgtttttgaatgtCACTGATGATACTTCACGTTATCATGATTTTCATTTCAGActgtaaatgaattaaaaacGTGTCGTCGGATCACCTTCACGCTGATTTAGAGATAATCACAGCTGGCGATGAGTGACAGCTGTGTGATGTCAGCAGACAGTCGTTAATTAAGATGATTGATAGTTGGTTTGATTCCTGAAATAACTCTGAGAGTCTGAAGCTTCTCTGCAGATTATCTCTGTAATGACTTCATAACACTGTCAACAAAAAGATGATCTCACCAGTTTGTTTCTTTAGTCtcacttgtttcagtttcttttgaTTCTTcaggatgaaaaatgtttttattttgtcgaTTTTCTCTGAAGAGTTTAAATGTTGCAGAACTTTAACACACCTTTATTCAAAATAGGTTCActcatttttcatctttttcttcttctgtggtaaaaataaattaagcaaataaaaaaagtttttatgcagtttgatttgatttgatttgatttctctTTCAAGTCATAATATGAAACTAAAACGTGTCTGAAGAACATGCGAGAACACGTGTTTATTTTAGACACTTCAGATTGTACAGAATGATTCatgcaaacaaatcaaatctaCTGAAAATCACATCACACTTATTAATTAATGCAAATGAGTTGTGAAAAATGGGAAGAATCCGTGAAAAGTCATCACGGTTGCTTCAGTTGAACTGTTCATCAGTTTTTCAGAGACAGAATGCATTTTGATTTATgtggatttaaaaataattcatgaTCAGTAAAgtttaaaatcatcatcaaagtCAGAATGCAGGTTTTGAACCATCAGAGAGCACTGTTGTGTATAAAGAGGTGTCGTCTGCGTACAGACGAGTTGTTTCATTTCTGACTGTTGTAAAGAGAAGAGTGAGTTCTTCCACTGAGACAACAGCTGGATGCATGCAGGCACATatgtcttcttctgtggtggaGGATAAAAACCATcttacacagaaacacatcacgTAAAGGCTCAGTCCACAGATTTTGCACATGAAGTTCAGTTTATTGGTCCATGGTCGGTCAGTGGAAGGCAGCTGGATGTTTAAATTCACTGACAGATGGACCTCTCTCcatgacattttacagttgATGTCATGTGATGATATcatggtgatgtcatcaaatgAGTTTTGATCTCGTCtcaaatttaaactttttttctcagagtcGTCAGCTGCTCAGATCAAAGTTTGTAGTTGATTGAACCTCCTCATGTTCTTGATCCTCTTCATACTCTTGCTCCTCGTCTTCATGCATGATCTCGGCAGCCCGGCGGCTCTCTGTGAACGCAGCCTgagtcactctgctgctctcgGGTCAGCTGATCCACGGCAGCGGTCATGGCCGCTCGGACCAGAGAGCGAGCCGTCTGGAGCAGCTGCCGCTCGCTGTGCTCGaagccgaggaggaggaggaggtggctgTGGTTGTCTGAGGAGGAGTCCTCCcaacactcctcctcctcatcttcctgaCTGACGTCATCTGGAGGAACCAGCTCGATCCGGATGGATGGCCCATTAGTCATTGGCTGAAGGCAGTGTGAGGTCGTCTTCTCTCCACAGTGAAGCTCGGAGGATGGCTGAGATGACATCGTTGAGGATGAAGGATAATCGTCAGCGTCCAGGATGACGGTGGAGGAGTCACAAGAAACCTTGTCTTTCTCTGCAGCCTCCATTAAATCTTCAACAGGAacactgtttgtgtcttcaACAGCCTCACTGTTGGTTTGGATCGGTTCAGATCTGTTGACAGCGTCGCTGATGTCACAGACCAGCagatctgctgctgtttgttctggACTGTCAGTCACCTGGACCTCGGCCTCCACCGTCACCACCTCCACGCTCTCATCAGTCACATCGTTGTGGAGTTCTGACGGTTCTTCTACCTGAGCTACAGGTGAACACGGATCCTCCTCACATGGTGTTGTGTTCTCCATATTCTCCAGACGGACACCAGACgatctgcttcttcttcttctgctgaaaaactttctcactttcttgCGGAGGCTCCTCGAAGGTTCACCATCTGTCTTCTGCTCGTGAGTTTGTCGAACATTCAACGAGGTCTGGAACCTTTTGAACATCGACCACGTTCTCACAttgaacctcctcctccctttagCCCCAGCAGcgctttcttcttctgtggtgtccAGTGCAGCAGTGCCTGCCTCCTGCAGCGCCACCTCTGGTGGAACACAACTATCATTTGTCTGCTTCTCTGAACgttcctctctgtccttcttTTGCTTCCTgttacaaacagcagcaggtgagaaTCGCCTCCACCACCTGCGTCTgtttaacttcctgtttctgatGTCATCAACCccacctgcagctccacagctcCCCCCGGAGCTCGATTCAGATAAAGATTCACCGTCCATGTTGgcagtttctgtgtgtctctccaCAGCGGCTGAGGTCTTTGTTGAAGAGTTAACTGGTTTCTGTTGGTGTTGGCCTCAGGTTGGTCCTCCACGGTCCTGGTCCTGGATttccccagcagcagcagcctcggAGGCCCCGTCAGCTTCCTCCTTAAAGTCACTTTCTCCACTCGTTGAACTTCCCCTCCACCCTCTGTCACCATGGCTCGTCTCCACGGTGACGCTAAATGGTTTTTCTGCCTCCTGGAGGCGTTTCAGCTCTTCTGTCCACAATCCTCCACTGATGAACCATCTGCTGCTGAGATTAAACACCTGGGAACCTGCAGGGCACAAAGACGCAGATTAAACATGTTGATTTATGACACATGGAGCGTTAAACAGAGCAGATATGAGTGTTAACACGTCACCAGAGACGAGACGTTCACTGATCAGTTCCTGCTCAGGTCTCTCAACATGAGTCACATTAATAAGAAAATATGACGATTTTCTCATACGAGCTTAAATTCACTTATTAAAaatcactttggacaaaagcatctgctaaataaacaacaacatgaatctatttggtcttttttattttgatgtgaaataaaaatgcaataaaagcaaaaacaagatttaaagAGAATATTAAACATAAAGTCTACAAACATTGTGACGATCACTGTGATGAAGTTACTAAACTACTGAAcgacaaaacagaacaaagatgTTTAACTGGTTGTGTtaaaacacagtacaaatatttCACAGAACTTCTTATAGACAGTGTGATAATCCTGAGATGGAGTCAGCTGGTGAACAGAAAGAGCTGGAAGAgttgaaattaaaatgactttcacacagtttgtttgtgatgATTGAAGATAAGAACATCAGATTCATATGTTCAGTCCTCACGTTCAGAGACGACCTGACCGACAGTCGGCTGTTATCTGCCTCTTTTTACAGAGGTCTTTAGTTTCTGTTCTTATTCTGTGACCTGTGAACAGGATCAGTCAGAAAGTCTCATTAATGAAATGTatcgtcatcgtcatcatgACAGGAAGAAATCAGCTGATCCATCATcaataacagcaaaataaagATGTCACAGAAGTTTTATCAGATCTCACCTGGACGAGGATCTTCTCCCGTCTGCTGATCAGATCTGATGCTGACTGAACAAACACTGAGCtcgtccctccctctctctctctctctctctctctctccctctctctctctctctctctctcctctctctctccctcccccccctctctctctctctccccctctctctttctctccccctcttctctctctctctctctctctctctcctccctctctctctctctctctctctctctccctctctctctctctccctctctctctctctctctctctctctctctccctctctctctctctctctctctctctcctctccctctctctctccctccccccctctctctctctcccctctttctctctccctctctctctctctccccccccctctctttctctccccctctttctctctccctctctctctctctctctccctctctctctccctctccctctctctctcctccaccctaGTTTCCATAGCAACCACACTGATTGGCGTTTTGTTTAACAGAAATGGTTTCTTCAATAAGgtggtgggagggagggggaggcagaggagtgAGGCCCCCCGGGGAGATGGAGAACAGGAAGCAGGATctggttttatttcctttaatgaGNNNNNNNNNNNNNNNNNNNNNNNNNNNNNNNNNNNNNNNNNNNNNNNNNNNNNNNNNNNNNNNNNNNNNNNNNNNNNNNNNNNNNNNNNNNNNNNNNNNNCAGGTTGtgtttgaggtgtgttcaggtgtgttcaggtgtgttcagatgtgttgaggtgtgtgttcagatgtgttcaggtgtgttcagatgtgttgaggtgtgttcaggtgtgttcagatgtgttgaggtgtgttcagatgtgtggtgtgtcagtgtgttcagtgtgttgaggtgtgttgaggtgtgttgaggtgtgttcaggttgttgaggtgtgttcagatgtgttgaggtgtgttgaggtgtgttgaggtgtgttgaggtgtgttagaggtgtgttcaggtgtgtttgaggtgtgttcagatgtgttgaggtgtgttcaggtgtgttcagatgtgttcaggtgtgttcaggtgtgttcagatgtgttcaggtgtgttcaggtgtgttaggtgtgttcaggtgtgttcagatgtggttggtgtgttcagatgtgttcaggtgtgttcagatgtgttcaggtgtgttcaggtgtgttcagatgtgttgaggtgtgttcagatgtgttgaggtgtgttcagatgtgttgaggtgtgttgagtgtgttgaggtgtgttgaggtgtgttcagatgtgttgaggtgtgttgaggtgtgttgaggtgtgttgaggtgtgttcaggtggttaggtgttcagatgtgttgaggtgtgttcaggtgtgttcagatgtgttcaggtgttcagtgttgaggtgtgttcagatgtgttagtgtgttgaggtgtgttgaggtgtgttgaggtgtgttcagatgtgttcaggtgtgttcagatgtgttcagatgtgttcaggtgtgttcaggtgtgttcaggtgtgttcagatgtgttcagtgtgttcagatgtgttgaggtgtgttcagatgtgttgaggtgtgttcagatgtgttcaggtgtgttcaggtgtgttcagatgtgttgaggtgtgttcagatgtgttgaggtgtttcagatgtgttgaggtgtgttgaggtgtgttgaggtgtgttgaggtgtgttcaggtgtgttcaggtgtgttcagatgtgttgaggtgtgttgaggtgtgttgaggtgtgttgaggtgtgttcaggtgtgttcagatgtgttgaggtgtgttgaggtgtgttcagatgtgttcaggtgtgttcaggtgtgttcagatgtggttcagatgtgttgaggtgtgttgaggtgtgttgaggtgtgttcagatgtgttcaggtgtgttcagatgtgttcagatgtgttcaggtgtgttcaggtgtgttcaggtgtgttcagatgtgttcagatgtgttcagatgtgttgaggtgtgttcagatgtgttgaggtgtgttcagatgtgttcaggtgtgttcagatgtgttgaggtgtgttcaggtgtgttcagatgtgttgaggtgtgttcagatgtgttgaggtgtgttgaggtgtgttgaggtgtgttcaggtgtgttcagatgtgttgaggtgtgttcaggtgtgttcaggtgtgttcagatgtgttgaggtgtgttgaggtgtgttcaggtgtgttgaggtgtgttgaggtgtgttcagatgtgttgaggtgtgttgaggtgtgttcagatgtgttgaggtgtgttgaggtgtgttcaggtgtgttgaggtgtgttcagatgtgttgaggtgtgttcaggtgtgttcagatgtgttcagat
This window harbors:
- the LOC141017833 gene encoding C-1-tetrahydrofolate synthase, cytoplasmic-like isoform X1 codes for the protein MLSLAALSLRLGASGCRGSRRFLATVVSGNKTSKLVRERLQTEVEKMKSHFSGFRPALVVLQVGDRDDSNLYISSKLKAAAEIGIDAKHVRLPSSATQDEVLRSIMSVNENPSVHGLIVQLPLDSVNPVNTELITNAISPEKDVDGLSCINAGKLSRGDLNDCFIPCTPNGCMELIRQTGVSVAGKHAVVIGRSKIVGAPMHDLLLWNHATVTTCHSKTPDLPEQVGRADILVVGAGRAEMVRGEWVKEGAVVIDCGINHIPDETKASGKRVVGDVHYASANQRAGFITPVPGGVGPMTVAMLMENTVLSAQRFLLNHQPTR
- the LOC141017833 gene encoding C-1-tetrahydrofolate synthase, cytoplasmic-like isoform X2 produces the protein MLSLAALSLRLGASGCRGSRRFLATVVSGNKTSKLVRERLQTEVEKMKSHFSGFRPALVVLQVGDRDDSNLYISSKLKAAAEIGIDAKHVRLPSSATQDEVLRSIMSVNENPSVHGLIVQLPLDSVNPVNTELITNAISPEKDVDGLSCINAGKLSRGDLNDCFIPCTPNGCMELIRQTGVSVAGKHAVVIGRSKIVGAPMHDLLLWNHATVTTCHSKTPDLPEQVGRADILVVGAGRAEMVRGEWVKEGAVVIDCGINHIPDETKASGKRVVGDVHYASANQRAGFITPVPGGVGPMTVAMLMEKQT